The DNA segment ACTCAGCGGGATTTTCCAGATTAACCATATGACCGACATCTTTAAGAATCTCCAGGCGGGAATTTTTGATCAGATGATGAAGTCGTTCGGCCAGTGGCCGGAAATAAATATCATGTTGCCCGGCCATGATAAGAATCGGGATTTCCAGTCCGCTCACCAGCGCCAAATCATCTCTTTTAGGATATTTGCCTTTCATAGGATCAAGCCAGGGACCGCCGCTGAAATCGGACATTATTTCATGGAGTCTTTTTTTCAATGCCGGGTGTCGTTTATCATAATAACCCAGGGTAGCTTGCATATAATCCCGGAGAGCCGCATCACATCCTTTTTCCTTTGCCTCACGGCTGAAATCATGGTATCGCTTTGAAGGCATCCAACCCGAGACCACGGTGGCGGCCAGAGTCAACGATAAAAGCCGCTCCTGTTGATCAATAGCGAAACTCACGGCATCACCCCCACCCATCGATAAACCGATCAGGTGGAATTTCGTGAGATTTAAAAGATCGGCCAGTTTATGAATATCTCCGGCTCTATCCTCGCGGGCATAGCCGGTTTCCGGAGCTTCCGATCGACCATGCCCCCGCGCATCACAGATTATAACCCTATATCGTTCTTTAAAATAATCGACCTGATCACGCCACATCCGCCCATCGAGGGTGAAACCGTGAAGAAACATCAACGGCAAACCGGATCCGTGAATCTCATAATAGATATTAACATCAGCGGATTTACAATACGGCATGAATCACTCTTCCGGTTTTTTCAGGGACCTTTTCCAGCGAAAGATATAAGGGTATTAAAACGGCCGTCGTCCGAAAGGACGGCGGCCAGAGTATACCAGTATATTCCGATGGTTCCGATTTATTCTCTTTCGAACCATCGGCAATGTGCCAATTACCAATCTCCGGCAGACATACATTATAAAAACGGCAGATATTTTTCCAGTTCGAAATTGGTTACACTCTTGCGATAGTCATCCCATTCCACCCACTTATTGGCAATAAGCTTGTCGAATACATGACCGCCCAGGGTTTCCCTGACCAGTTTTGATTTTTCCATGGCCTTAATGGCGTTCTCAAGCGAATCCGGCAAAGAGCCAATTTTCCTGGATTTGCGATCATCGTCGCTCATGGTGAAAATATTTTCTTCAATCGGATTGGATAATGGATATTTGTTTTCCAATCCATCCAGACCGGCCGCCAGCATTATGGCAAAAGCCAGATAGGGATTGCAGGCCGGATCCGGCGAACGTAACTCAATCCGGGTGGCCTTCTCGTAGCCCGTTTTAAACATGGGCACCCTTATCAGGCTGGAACGGTTTCTGGTACCCCAGGAAATATAAACCGGGGCTTCATATCCTACCACCAGGCGCTTGTACGAATTCACCCACTGATTGGTAATCAGGGTGAAATCCCTGACATGGTGCAGTATTCCCGACAGGAAACTCAAAGCCATTTTGGACAGGTTATTCGGTGTTTTTTTATCATAGAACAGGTTTTTTTCGCCGTTAAAGAGCGACATATGGCAGTGCATCCCGGAACCGTTTTCGTTGTATAAGGGTTTGGGCATGAACGACGCATAAACCTCATTCTGCATGGCGATTTCCTTGACCACGAATTTATAAATCTGAACGAAATCGGCCATCATCAGGGCTTCTTGATATCGGAGATCGATTTCCTGCTGGCTGGGCGCCACTTCATGGTGCGAACATTCGACCTGAATACCCATAAACTCCAGAGCCGCGCTGGTCCTTTTGCGAAGCTGAGTTCCGATATCAGCCGAATTGTAATCGAAATAGCCGCCCAGATCGAGGACTTCGGGATTGTTTTCTTCACTGAAATAAAAGTACTCCAGCTCCGGACCCACATTAAACGTCCAGCCTTTATCCTCAATTTCGCTGAGGATTTTCCTGAGGATCCAGCGGGGATCACCCTCATACGGCGAGCTGTCGGAGTTTTGAATATCACAAAACATCATGGCCGTTTTTTCGCCACCGACTTCCCAGGGTATTATCCGGAATGTCCGCAAATCAGGAACCGCCACCAGATCCGATTCTTCAATCCTGACGAATCCTTCAACCGATGAACCATCAAACCCCTGCCCGCGCTCAAGAATTCCCTCCAGTTCGGAATTGGTAATAGCCATCCCCTTCAGCCGACCCAGAATATCCGTAAAGTTAAGGCGCACATAATGAACATTGGCATCACTGACAATCCGTAAAATATCTTCCTTAGTCTTGGTCACCTGACAACCTCCGGTTAGATTTGAAAGTTGCTTATTTATCGGTTTTTTTATTCCCAAATCAATTAAAATAATTCGGAATAGGAGTTAAACGGAAAAAAGAAACAGCTGTTTGAATCGATTTATGTCAACCGGGCAAACCGAATTTTATTTCGATTAATGTTCAGTACCCTTCTTCACCCACACCTTTATCGAACTAATCCTTTGCCCCTCAACTTCTTCCACTTCAAACAGGATATCTTTCCAGCGATGGATGGTACCCACCGGAGGAACCGAACCGGCCAGATCATAAATTAAGCCGCCAACCGTTTCGAAATCCTCGGTTTCATAATCCAAGTTGAGTTCTTCAACAACTCTATCCAGAGAGACCCCGGCCTCAACCCGCAGGGAATTATCCGGCATATGAACCACCGGATCAGAACCATGATCATGTTCATCTTCAATCTCGCCGACGATTTCCTCCAGAATATCTTCCAGAGTCACCAGCCCCGAAGTGCCCCCGAATTCATCGACGACAATGGCAATATGCAGTTTATTGGCTTTGAATTCAGCCAGAAGTTCACTTATTTTTTTCTTTTCCAGAACAAAATATGGACGGCGGACGAAATTGGTGATGTCAAATATACTCTTTTCCGAAGGGTAGTCGGTGAACAGGTCTTTGATATAGAGTATCCCGATAATATTGTCCATGGTCTCATCGAAAACCGGATAGCGGGAAAAACCATATTCTTTGGTTTGCTTCTTAATGTCATCGAGACCCGCTTTCATTTCGAATCCCCTGATATCAATTCTCGGAATCATGACTTCCCGGACTTCAGTAACATCAAGCTGAAATATCTGGCCGATCATTTCTTTTTCATCATCTTCAACAATCGCCTCGCGGATACCGGCCTGCTCAGCCAGGGTCTCGATTGCCCGCTCGATAATATCCTCTTTCTGATCTTCCGGTATTTTCTGGGCCTTATCCCGATAAAAAATACGCCCGTAGAAAAACACCATGGGTCTGAAAAGGATATAGGCGCTGATATAAAGCGGAAGAAAATTCAAAATTTCCTTATCCAGCAATCTCAGCACCCGACGTTTGGGCAAAATCTCAATACATATCAGATAAAATGCCCAGACCAGGATTAATCCGGAAAGATAAGAGATATCGACCCGCCAGTCGTATCGGGCGACCATGCTGTTGGCTATCAAAATAACCAGCAGTGAGACCAATACCAGAAACAATGATTTGAATACAACCGCCAGTTGCAGACTGATTCGAGGATTCTTCAATATTTCCGCCAGGTATTTTTTCCGGATGCCCGACAATTTTTCCGAGACATGCTCGATTCTCTCGGGTTCGATATAGGCGACCGAGGAATAAAGCGACAGGACGTATCCCAGATAATAGATTACTACAATAAGCAATAGGCAAAAAAGAATCTCCATCAGGCAATCCTTTCCAGATGGTATTTCTCCCGCGCCGACATGCGGTCTCTCTCACTCTCCAGTTCATGGTCATAACCCAGCAGATGGAGATAACCATGACAGCAAAGAGCCAGCAATTCGAGGTAAAAACCCCTCCCGTCGCGATGGGCATTTCTGGCCGCAGTATCCGTTGAGATATATATTTCCCCGAAAATCGAATTGTCCCCGGGACCACTGTCCAGATTAAAAGAGAGAACATCAGTCGGGCCTCGTTTCGAGCGATAGTCCCGATTAAGACGGGTAATTTCCTTATCCCGCGTGAAGATAATATTGACAGTACTGTCAGGTGGAGCCTCTTCCTCATCAATCGATTCAATCAGCCACCTGATTTGTTGCCTGGGGATACGTCGATTGGTATCCGATATAATATTAACATGCATTATTTGGAATCTTCCTTATCCGGATACTCAATTCGATGGTGAAAAACGCCCATCAATATTTTCGTGAACGATTCTCTGATTCCGGCCAGGTCCTTCAAAGTCAGGGGGCATTCCTCCAGTTCGCCGGACTGGAAACGATCATTTATAATATTCTGGACCAGATTTCTTATCCTCGCCGGCTTGGGATCTGATAATGTCCGGCTGGCCGCCTCGACTGAATCAGCCAGCATGACAATGGCCGTCTCACGAATCTGCGGTTTGGGGCCGGGATACTTGAACTCTTCCACCGGCGGATTTTCGATTCCCATTTCCTTAGCCTTATTGAGGAAGTACGACATGGTCATGGTCCCGTGATGTTCTTCAATGAAGTTCAGGACTTCATCCGGCAGATCAGCCATTTCCCCGAGTATTCGCCCTTTTTTGATATGCGAGGCCAGGATAATGGCCGACATGGTCGGGGTCAGGCTTTCATGTTTCGATTTTATACCAAGTTGGTTTTCGACAAAATATTCGGGAATCTCAATCTTGCCAATATCATGATAATAGGCTCCGACCCGCGCCAGAAGCGGGTTGGCGTCTATTTCCTTGGCGGCCGCCTCGGCCAGGTTCCCGACCAGGATAGAATGGTGATAGGTACCCGGCGCTTCCAGAGCCAGCCGCTTCAGAAGTGGATTATTCATGTCGGACAATTCCAGAAGAGTCACATTGGTCGTAAAACCAAACAACGATTCCAGAAAAGGCAGAATCCCCATGGCCAGAAGCGGCGACATTATGGCATTGACCCATCCAAAGGCCAGCAGATTGAAGATATCTTCGGATGGTGAGATATTAAATGATTCCAGCACGAAAACGAGAACGGAATAGGTAAATAACAGATACAATACGGCTTTAA comes from the Candidatus Zixiibacteriota bacterium genome and includes:
- a CDS encoding alpha/beta hydrolase translates to MPYCKSADVNIYYEIHGSGLPLMFLHGFTLDGRMWRDQVDYFKERYRVIICDARGHGRSEAPETGYAREDRAGDIHKLADLLNLTKFHLIGLSMGGGDAVSFAIDQQERLLSLTLAATVVSGWMPSKRYHDFSREAKEKGCDAALRDYMQATLGYYDKRHPALKKRLHEIMSDFSGGPWLDPMKGKYPKRDDLALVSGLEIPILIMAGQHDIYFRPLAERLHHLIKNSRLEILKDVGHMVNLENPAEFNKILETFLSAIELPEINP
- a CDS encoding glutamine synthetase, whose amino-acid sequence is MTKTKEDILRIVSDANVHYVRLNFTDILGRLKGMAITNSELEGILERGQGFDGSSVEGFVRIEESDLVAVPDLRTFRIIPWEVGGEKTAMMFCDIQNSDSSPYEGDPRWILRKILSEIEDKGWTFNVGPELEYFYFSEENNPEVLDLGGYFDYNSADIGTQLRKRTSAALEFMGIQVECSHHEVAPSQQEIDLRYQEALMMADFVQIYKFVVKEIAMQNEVYASFMPKPLYNENGSGMHCHMSLFNGEKNLFYDKKTPNNLSKMALSFLSGILHHVRDFTLITNQWVNSYKRLVVGYEAPVYISWGTRNRSSLIRVPMFKTGYEKATRIELRSPDPACNPYLAFAIMLAAGLDGLENKYPLSNPIEENIFTMSDDDRKSRKIGSLPDSLENAIKAMEKSKLVRETLGGHVFDKLIANKWVEWDDYRKSVTNFELEKYLPFL
- a CDS encoding HlyC/CorC family transporter, whose amino-acid sequence is MEILFCLLLIVVIYYLGYVLSLYSSVAYIEPERIEHVSEKLSGIRKKYLAEILKNPRISLQLAVVFKSLFLVLVSLLVILIANSMVARYDWRVDISYLSGLILVWAFYLICIEILPKRRVLRLLDKEILNFLPLYISAYILFRPMVFFYGRIFYRDKAQKIPEDQKEDIIERAIETLAEQAGIREAIVEDDEKEMIGQIFQLDVTEVREVMIPRIDIRGFEMKAGLDDIKKQTKEYGFSRYPVFDETMDNIIGILYIKDLFTDYPSEKSIFDITNFVRRPYFVLEKKKISELLAEFKANKLHIAIVVDEFGGTSGLVTLEDILEEIVGEIEDEHDHGSDPVVHMPDNSLRVEAGVSLDRVVEELNLDYETEDFETVGGLIYDLAGSVPPVGTIHRWKDILFEVEEVEGQRISSIKVWVKKGTEH
- the ybeY gene encoding rRNA maturation RNase YbeY, with the translated sequence MHVNIISDTNRRIPRQQIRWLIESIDEEEAPPDSTVNIIFTRDKEITRLNRDYRSKRGPTDVLSFNLDSGPGDNSIFGEIYISTDTAARNAHRDGRGFYLELLALCCHGYLHLLGYDHELESERDRMSAREKYHLERIA